From Jiangella mangrovi:
GGGACTCGCGGGCGATGCGCATGCGCTGCATGTCGCCGGTGACGACGTCGGCGTAGCGGATCATGAACGACGCGATCTCGACCAGCCGCTCCGGCACTTTCAGCCGCTGCAGGCCGAGCAGCAGCGCCCGCACCTCGGTCGTCGCGGCCAGCAGGATCGACGCGACGACGCCGAGCGTGCCCTTGGCCAGGATGTTCCAGCCGGTCAGCAGGCCCTGCTCGCTCAGCGACAGGCCGAGCACATCGACCCGCGGACCCTGCGACACGATCGGCATCAGCAGCGCGAACACCACGAACGGCACCTCGACGACCATCCGCCTGACGATGACGCGGGCCGGCACGCGCGCGACCACGGCGACCGCCGCGAGCAGCAGCGCGTAGACCCCGAAGGCCCAGTACCGCTCCCGCGGCGTCGCGACGGCCACCAGCACGAACGCCAGCAGCGCGAGCACCTTGACGTGCGCGGGCAGCCGGTGCACCGGGGAGTCGCCCGCCCGGTACAGCGAGTGCCCGTGCCCGTGTCCGCCACTCACCGGACGGCGTCCTCCGTCGCCCGCGACGCCGATGCGGTCCGCGACCGGCCGGCGACCAGCTTGAACAGCACCACGCCGAGCACCACGACCACCGCGACGCCGATGATGCCGGCCACGCCGACCGGGATGCCGCCGACCTCGCCGTAGTCGGCCAGCCCGAACCCGCCGAACGCGTGGTCCTGGGCGGTGTCGAGGAAGCCCTCGCCCTCGGCCACGTACTCGAGGCCGTCGGGGTTGCTGCTGGCGAAGAAGCTCACGATGCCGGCCAGCGCCAGCGCCACCACGCCACCGCCGATGAGCAGCGGCTTCGCGCTCCCCCGCGCCGACGCGGCGCCCACCGGCTCGGGTGCGGCCGGAGCCGGGGCCAGCGTGCCGTCGGCCTGCTTGAGCTGCAGCGCCGGCCGCAGGCCGCGGGCGGCGTGGACGAGGTCGGGCCGGACGGCGACGACGGCGCTCACCGTCAGCCCCGTGATGACCGCCTCACCGATGCCGATGAGCGTGTGCCAGCCGAGCATGCTCGCCGTCAGCGCGCCCAGCGAGAGCGACGCCTCGCCGCCGATCGCGAACAGCACGACGAACAGCAGCGCGGCCGCGGGCACGGAGATCAGCGCGCCGACCGCGGCCGCCGGCACCGCCGAGGCCGGCCGCTTCGGCAGCATCACCATGAGCGCGCGCGTTACCGCCCAGCCGACGAACACCGTCGTGATGCCCATGAGCGTGATGTTGGTGCCCAGCGCCGTCAGCCCGCCGTCGGCGAAGAGCAGCCCTTGGACGAGGAGCACCACCGACAGGACCAGCACCCCGGTCCACGGCCCCACCAGAACGGCCGCGAGCGCGCCACCCATGAGGTG
This genomic window contains:
- the cbiQ gene encoding cobalt ECF transporter T component CbiQ, with translation MSGGHGHGHSLYRAGDSPVHRLPAHVKVLALLAFVLVAVATPRERYWAFGVYALLLAAVAVVARVPARVIVRRMVVEVPFVVFALLMPIVSQGPRVDVLGLSLSEQGLLTGWNILAKGTLGVVASILLAATTEVRALLLGLQRLKVPERLVEIASFMIRYADVVTGDMQRMRIARESRGFEARHLGHVRVVAQGAGALFVRSYERGERVHLAMLSRGYAGAMPLTSVAVASRADWLRAAALPLAAAVVALTAVLA
- a CDS encoding energy-coupling factor ABC transporter permease; translation: MHVPDGFLNAPTSVATGAVAVAGVAIALRKAQGELDERTAPLAGLTAAFVFAVQMLNFPVGVGTSGHLMGGALAAVLVGPWTGVLVLSVVLLVQGLLFADGGLTALGTNITLMGITTVFVGWAVTRALMVMLPKRPASAVPAAAVGALISVPAAALLFVVLFAIGGEASLSLGALTASMLGWHTLIGIGEAVITGLTVSAVVAVRPDLVHAARGLRPALQLKQADGTLAPAPAAPEPVGAASARGSAKPLLIGGGVVALALAGIVSFFASSNPDGLEYVAEGEGFLDTAQDHAFGGFGLADYGEVGGIPVGVAGIIGVAVVVVLGVVLFKLVAGRSRTASASRATEDAVR